From a region of the Arachis ipaensis cultivar K30076 chromosome B09, Araip1.1, whole genome shotgun sequence genome:
- the LOC107615577 gene encoding carboxylesterase 1-like codes for PNPDGTFTRLQNYIETPPSPDPTLPIPVLSKDLTIDQSKHTWARIYLPRQALNTPSNHPNLPLIVFYYGSGFIFYHANSTYFHDFCVRMANATQSVVVSIDYRLAPEHRFLAAYEDSVQVLHWIRASNDLWLAHADFSRCYLMGESAGGNIAYNAGLRAAVEADQIRPLKIKGMILIQPFFEGKKRTPSELRLAKDLKRVRVRKVIG; via the coding sequence CCCAACCCAGACGGCACCTTCACCCGCCTCCAAAACTATATAGAGACCCCTCCCTCACCAGATCCCACTCTACCCATACCCGTTCTCTCCAAGGACCTTACCATCGACCAATCCAAGCACACCTGGGCGCGGATCTACCTACCCCGCCAAGCACTCAATACTCCCTCTAACCACCCCAACCTTCCCCTCATCGTCTTCTACTATGGCAGCGGTTTCATATTCTACCATGCCAACTCCACCTACTTCCACGACTTCTGTGTCCGCATGGCCAACGCCACCCAATCCGTCGTCGTTTCTATCGATTATCGCCTTGCTCCAGAGCATCGCTTCCTGGCGGCGTACGAGGACTCGGTGCAGGTGCTGCACTGGATCAGAGCCTCCAATGACTTGTGGCTGGCTCATGCTGATTTTTCCCGATGCTATCTCATGGGAGAGAGTGCTGGAGGAAACATAGCGTACAACGCGGGTCTACGTGCAGCCGTGGAGGCAGACCAGATCAGGCCACTGAAGATCAAAGGGATGATATTGATTCAGCCATTTTTCGAAGGGAAGAAGAGAACTCCGTCAGAGCTGAGGCTAGCGAAGGACTtgaagagggttagggttagaaaggTGATTGGGTGA